The Agreia sp. COWG nucleotide sequence TGCCGACCGCCCGTGATGTCGATCACTCCCAGGATGCGCCGGGTTTCCGGATCGTGCACGGGCACGGCGGTGCAGCTCCATTCATGGGCCAGCCTGTTGAAGTGCTCGTCGCCCGAGATCTGCACCGCATGATCGAGCTCCAGCGCGGTGCCCGGTGCGGATGTTCCCACCCGGCTCTCCGCCCAGCCGGCGCCTTCCACGAAGAGCATCCCCTCTGCCCGACGCCGCAGCGCGCGGTCGCCGTCGACCCAGAGCAACCGGCCCGTGGCGTCTCCCACCACGACGAGCAGGCCCGAGTCGTCGTCGGCATCCCGCACGAGCAGGCGCCTGATCACGGGCAGGACCGATGCGAGCGGATGAGCGAGCCGATAGTCGGCGAGCTCGTCTTCGGCGACCTCGAGAGAGGCGAGCAGCTGCTCGGGATCGAGGTGACGCTCGAGTGCGCGATTCCAGGATGCCCGCACGAGCGGGCGGGGAACGGAGCGCGCCGTCTGGGGTCGCGCGAGCCAGGGACTCGTCATGGTGTGTGCCAATCAACGCTGATCGAACAGTTCAGACCTACAGTACGCGTCTAGCGCTCGTCGAACACCGACTCCGAGACGGTCTTCAGGTCGGCCGCGAAGACGAATCGGGCGTTCACCGCCTCGCCCGCCAACACCTGTGGCAGCCAGTACTTCGCGTCGTCCCACATGCCCTCGAGAGGCAGCTCGTCGACCCGATACCATCGCGGTTCGATCTCGTCGGTCTCCCGCGGCGAACCGGAGAAGGTCTCGGTGACGAAGACCGTGGAGTCCTGGCTCCAGCTCTCTCGGTGCGGGAACGCGTACCTCAGGTAGCCGCGCTCCTCGAGGTCGGCCGCGTCGACGACGAGGCCCGACTCCTCTTCGACCTCGCGCACGATCGCCTGCAGCGGCGTCTCCCCCGGCTCGAGCTTGCCGCCGAGTCCGACGATGTTGCCCGCACCGAGGCCCGTCTTCTTCGTACCGAGCAGAACCTCGCGACGACCAGCGGCGCCCGTACGCGTGACGAAGCAGACGCACACCTGGAAGGACATCAGCGCAGGTGCTTGAGCATGCGCGTGTTGCCCAGGGTGTTCGGCTTCACCCTGGCGAGGTCGAGAAACTCGGCGACACCCTCGTCAGGCGAACGTACGAGTTCGGAGTAGACCTCGGGAGCCACGAGCCCGAGCGGTGATGAGATGAATCCATTGCGTTCGAAGAAGCCCACCTCGAAGGTGAGGCAGAACAGGCGAGTCAGACCGAGCCGGCGAGCCTCGTTCTCGACGGCCTCGAGCAGGGCATGACCGACGCCCTTGCCGAGCCAGGCATCCGCCACCGCCAGGGTGCGAACCTCGCCGAGGTCTTCCCAGAACACGTGCAGGGCGCCGCAGCCGATGCGGTTACCCCGGTCGTCGAGGGCGATGAAGAACTCCTGCACCGCCTCGTAGAAGACGACCAGGTCTTTGCCCAGCAGGATTCGTCGCTGGACCAGGGGCTCCACGAGTTCCTTGATCCACGGCACATCACTGGTCTGGGCGCGTCGCACCGTATAGGTCGAGGCGGCCTGCGTCATTTCGGGCATCGAACCAGCGTATTACCTACGCGGCGTTCTTTCGCCCACGGCGCCGGGGCGCGACGTGCTTCGCCCTGGTGGGCTTCGGCGGAAGGAAGTACGACAAGAGCAGCGTGGCCAGCAGCGCCCACTGCGGAGTATCGACTCGCATGGGCATGGGCCGGGCGAGCTGAAGGCTGGTCGATGTGGAGAGCACGGGCGTCGGGGCCGCGTGCAGTGCTGGGGATGACATGGTCAGGCCTTCGTCTTGGATGCGAGGAGCCGGCCAAGCAGTTCGCGCTCACGGGGTGTCACCCGTCGCTCGATGTTCGACACTCGCCTGTCGCCTAGCAGCTTGAAGATCCTTCGCATGCTCTTTCTCTTCTTCCCGGTTGTGTCGGGTTGTTGTGTCCTCACGTGAAGAGAGAACCTGGTGTAAAAATCATGACGCGACTTTGCGCAATCGCGTCGCTACGCGCCGGTGCGTATCGTCGGATCCGGAAACCGTGTCTCAACCGTGATGTTCTGGGCGCGGCGCACGCGTGCCCACACGATGAATCCCACGATCGTGAAGGCCCCGTAGAAGACATACATGAAGGCCGATGCGTAGTAGCCAGCCGACACGAGAAGGGGAACGCCGACAACATCGACCGCCACCCAGATGAGCCAGAATTCGACCCACCCCTTGGCCATGCCGTACGTCGCCAAGAGCGATCCTACGAAGATCCAGGCATCTGCCCACACGGGCTCGTAGGAGCCGAGCAACTGGAACAGCGGCGTGACAATCGCCGTGCCGCCGACGAGGGCGACGATCAGCCAGGCGCGGTTCCTCCAGCCTGCCCACCGCGGGCTGACGGCGCTCT carries:
- a CDS encoding 8-oxo-dGTP diphosphatase → MSFQVCVCFVTRTGAAGRREVLLGTKKTGLGAGNIVGLGGKLEPGETPLQAIVREVEEESGLVVDAADLEERGYLRYAFPHRESWSQDSTVFVTETFSGSPRETDEIEPRWYRVDELPLEGMWDDAKYWLPQVLAGEAVNARFVFAADLKTVSESVFDER
- a CDS encoding amino-acid N-acetyltransferase codes for the protein MTQAASTYTVRRAQTSDVPWIKELVEPLVQRRILLGKDLVVFYEAVQEFFIALDDRGNRIGCGALHVFWEDLGEVRTLAVADAWLGKGVGHALLEAVENEARRLGLTRLFCLTFEVGFFERNGFISSPLGLVAPEVYSELVRSPDEGVAEFLDLARVKPNTLGNTRMLKHLR
- the pnuC gene encoding nicotinamide riboside transporter PnuC, translating into MDVLNWLFNAQLHIGDQTVLWREVLGNVFGLLSALGGMRRKVWAWPVGIVGNALLFTVFLGAVFGTPNPVNLLGQAGRQVMFIMVSIYGWVRWQQARHHGESAVSPRWAGWRNRAWLIVALVGGTAIVTPLFQLLGSYEPVWADAWIFVGSLLATYGMAKGWVEFWLIWVAVDVVGVPLLVSAGYYASAFMYVFYGAFTIVGFIVWARVRRAQNITVETRFPDPTIRTGA